Proteins encoded in a region of the Bubalus bubalis isolate 160015118507 breed Murrah chromosome 9, NDDB_SH_1, whole genome shotgun sequence genome:
- the LOC102410403 gene encoding GEM-interacting protein isoform X2: MDSTEPGLPPAPESRKRYSDIFRSLDNLEISLGNVTLEMLAGDPVISGDPEPDKNPTAALTSETSRWSGPSPEDPAPLTGEELDLLLIRTKGGVDAALEYAKTWSRYVKDLLAWTEKRASYELEFAKNIIKIAEAGKVSIQQQSHMSLQYIYLLFLEHDLSLGSLAMETLAQQKRDYYQPLAAKRTEIEKWRKGFKEQWMKEQKRMNEAVQALRRAQLQYLQRSEELRVRSQVSPEDLALQASPGPNKQQERRRRSREEAQAKAQEAEVLYHACVREANARQQELEAAKQRIVSHVRKLVLQGDEVLRRVTLGLFGLRGAQAERGPRAFAALAECCAPFEPGQRYQEFVRAIGPHSPPPPPPAYSFQEFTHSSPLDTRKKLSGAPPPQLDESAAEPGPWEDTGTGCQGSGTRRLVKVSSIGTESSDDFEERDPDLGDGLENGPGTPFKKWILSNAAQTHRLRRLRGPAKCRECEAFMVSGTECEECFLACHKRCLETLLILCGHKRLPARTPLFGVSFLQLPRDFPEEVPFVITRCTAEIEQRALHVQGIYRVSGSRVRVERLCQAFENGRALVDLSGNSPHDVSSVLKRFLQELTDPVVPFHLYDAFISLAKTLHADPVHDPGTPSPSPEVIRSLKTLLVQLPDSNYSTLRHLVAHLFRVAAQFEDNKMSANNLGIVFGPTLLRLPDGPGPASAGPVTCLLDSAHQAQLVEFLIVHYEQIFGPDELLLATEPLPRDPSPPPATLPASLQPSHLQLVLDPLPLSLASDRDPDAMLLSALEKHPEAMLPEISTLQSEQEEEITEDIKNEGGEVSSQGPEDSSLGTQPRGHFSRQPVKYPRGGVRPVTHQLSGLALVASKLSEETPVTSVPQGSLQRRGPSPAATIREDSPLRRTPLPKHFEITQETARLLSKLHSESVPTATCCPDPQTEEAEDRF, translated from the exons ATGGACTCAACAGAGCCGG GGTTACCCCCAGCTCCTGAGAGCAGGAAGAGGTACAGTGACATCTTCCGAAGCCTGGACAACCTCGAGATCTCACTGGGGAATGT GACTCTTGAGATGCTGGCTGGAGACCCTGTGATTTCAGGAGACCCAGAACCTGACAAGAACCCCACAGCCGCTTTG ACCAGTGAAACCAGCCGTTGGAGTGGCCCCTCCCCAGAGGATCCTGCACCCCTTACAG GGGAGGAACTGGACTTGCTGCTCATCCGAACCAAGGGGGGCGTGGATGCAGCCCTGGAGTACGCCAAGACCTGGAGCCGCTACGTCAAGGATTTGCTGGCCTGGACTGAGAAGAGAGCCAGTTATG AACTGGAGTTTGCCAAAAACATCATCAAGATTGCTGAGGCTGGCAAGGTGTCAATCCAGCAGCAG agccACATGTCATTGCAATATATCTACCTCCTGTTTCTGGAGCACGACCTCAGCCTAGGAAGCCTGGCCATGGAGACACTGGCCCAGCAGAAAAGAGACTACTACCAG CCCTTGGCTGCCAAACGGACTGAGATTGAGAAGTGGCGGAAGGGGTTCAAGGAGCAGTGGATGAAAGAGCAGAAGCGGATG AACGAGGCGGTGCAGGCGCTGCGGCGGGCCCAGCTCCAGTACTTGCAGCGCAGCGAGGAGCTGCGGGTGCGCTCCCAGGTGTCGCCTGAAGACCTGGCTCTCCAGGCCTCACCAGGCCCCAACAAACAGCAGGAGCGGCGGCGGCGCTCTCGAGAAGAGGCCCAGGCCAAG GCGCAGGAGGCCGAAGTGCTGTACCACGCCTGCGTCAGAGAGGCCAACGCTCGGCAACAGGAACTAGAGGCCGCCAAGCAGCGGATCGTGTCACACGTGCGCAAACTGGTGCTGCAGGGGGACGAAGTGCTGAGGCGG GTGACCCTGGGATTGTTCGGGCTTCGAGGGGCTCAGGCAGAGCGTGGCCCCCGCGCCTTCGCCGCCCTGGCTGAGTGCTGCGCTCCCTTCGAGCCCGGCCAGCGATACCAAGAGTTCGTGAGGGCCATAGGGCCCCACTCCCCACCGCCCCCGCCACCCGCCTATTCTTTCCAGGAGTTCACGCACAG TTCCCCTCTGGACACAAGAAAGAAGCTCTCTGGAGCACCCCCTCCACAGCTGGATGAGAGTGCAGCTGAGCCAGGCCCTTGGGAGGACACAGGCACAGGCTGCCAGG GCTCTGGCACAAGGCGGCTGGTAAAAGTGTCATCCATAGGCACAGAGTCTTCAGATGACTTTGAGGAGCGAGACCCTG ACCTGGGAGATGGGCTAGAGAACGGGCCAGGGACCCCCTTCAAGAAGTGGATACTATCCAACGCGGCCCAGACCCACCGGTTGCGGCGGCTGCGGGGCCCAGCCAAGTGCCGAGAGTGTGAGGCTTTCATGGTCAGCGGGACAGAGTGCGAGGAG TGCTTTCTGGCCTGCCACAAGCGCTGCCTCGAGACCCTACTGATCCTCTGTGGACATAAGCGGCTACCAGCCCGGACTCCCCTGTTTGGGGTCAGCTTCCTGCAGCTGCCCAGGGACTTCCCGGAGGAGGTGCCTTTTGTGATCACCAGGTGCACGGCCGAGATAGAACAGCGCGCGCTCCATGTGCAG gGCATTTATCGGGTCAGCGGGTCCAGGGTCCGCGTGGAACGGCTGTGCCAGGCTTTTGAGAATGGCCGAGCATTGGTTGACCTGTCAGGGAACTCACCTCATGATGTCTCAAGTGTTCTCAAGAGATTCCTCCAGGAG CTCACTGACCCCGTGGTCCCCTTCCACCTCTACGATGCCTTCATCTCTCtggctaagaccctgcatgcAGACCCTGTGCACGACCCTgggacccccagccccagccctgaggTTATCCGCTCGCTGAAGACCCTCTTGGTGCAGCTGCCCGACTCTAACTACAGCACCCTGCGGCACCTGGTGGCCCATCTGTTCAG GGTGGCTGCACAGTTTGAGGACAACAAGATGTCTGCCAACAACCTGGGCATTGTATTTGGGCCGACGCTGTTGCGGCTGCCCGACGGTCCAGGGCCAGCCAGTGCCGGACCTGTCACCTGCCTGCTGGATTCCGCACACCAGGCTCAGCTCGTCGAGTTCCTCATTGTGCACTATGAGCAGATCTTCGGGCCTGACGAGCTCCTCCTGGCCACTGAGCCCCTGCCCCgagaccccagcccaccccctgcAACCCTCCCAGCTAGCCTCCAGCCATCACACTTACAACTTGTCCTGGACCCCCTGCCCTTATCCCTAGCCTCAGACCGGGACCCAGACGCCATGCTCCTTAGTGCCCTGGAGAAGCATCCCGAGGCCATGCTCCCAGAG ATTTCAACTCTGCAGAGTGAGCAGGAAGAGGAAATAACCGAAGATATCAAAAATGAGGGCGGGGAAG TGTCCAGCCAAGGGCCTGAGGACTCATCCCTGGGGACACAGCCCCGTGGCCACTTCAGCCGCCAGCCAGTGAAGTATCCCCGGGGAGGTGTGCGGCCTGTCACCCACCAGCTGTCTGGCTTGGCCCTGGTGGCTTCCAAATTGTCCGAGGAGACCCCTGTCACATCAGTGCCCCAAGGGAGCTTGCAGAGGCGAGGACCCAGCCCTGCCGCTACCATCCGTGAGGACAGCCCTCTGCGCCGCACCCCTCTGCCCAAGCATTTTGAGATCACCCAGGAGACAGCCAGGCTACTCTCCAAGCTGCACAGCGAGTCTGTGCCCACAGCCACCTGCTGCCCAGACCCCCAAACTGAGGAGGCTGAGGATCGCTTCTGA
- the LOC102410403 gene encoding GEM-interacting protein isoform X1: MDSTEPGLPPAPESRKRYSDIFRSLDNLEISLGNVTLEMLAGDPVISGDPEPDKNPTAALTSETSRWSGPSPEDPAPLTGEELDLLLIRTKGGVDAALEYAKTWSRYVKDLLAWTEKRASYELEFAKNIIKIAEAGKVSIQQQSHMSLQYIYLLFLEHDLSLGSLAMETLAQQKRDYYQPLAAKRTEIEKWRKGFKEQWMKEQKRMNEAVQALRRAQLQYLQRSEELRVRSQVSPEDLALQASPGPNKQQERRRRSREEAQAKAQEAEVLYHACVREANARQQELEAAKQRIVSHVRKLVLQGDEVLRRVTLGLFGLRGAQAERGPRAFAALAECCAPFEPGQRYQEFVRAIGPHSPPPPPPAYSFQEFTHSSPLDTRKKLSGAPPPQLDESAAEPGPWEDTGTGCQGAPGPTVGIDVDSVGTSSESRSQDSPTSSPGSGTRRLVKVSSIGTESSDDFEERDPDLGDGLENGPGTPFKKWILSNAAQTHRLRRLRGPAKCRECEAFMVSGTECEECFLACHKRCLETLLILCGHKRLPARTPLFGVSFLQLPRDFPEEVPFVITRCTAEIEQRALHVQGIYRVSGSRVRVERLCQAFENGRALVDLSGNSPHDVSSVLKRFLQELTDPVVPFHLYDAFISLAKTLHADPVHDPGTPSPSPEVIRSLKTLLVQLPDSNYSTLRHLVAHLFRVAAQFEDNKMSANNLGIVFGPTLLRLPDGPGPASAGPVTCLLDSAHQAQLVEFLIVHYEQIFGPDELLLATEPLPRDPSPPPATLPASLQPSHLQLVLDPLPLSLASDRDPDAMLLSALEKHPEAMLPEISTLQSEQEEEITEDIKNEGGEVSSQGPEDSSLGTQPRGHFSRQPVKYPRGGVRPVTHQLSGLALVASKLSEETPVTSVPQGSLQRRGPSPAATIREDSPLRRTPLPKHFEITQETARLLSKLHSESVPTATCCPDPQTEEAEDRF, translated from the exons ATGGACTCAACAGAGCCGG GGTTACCCCCAGCTCCTGAGAGCAGGAAGAGGTACAGTGACATCTTCCGAAGCCTGGACAACCTCGAGATCTCACTGGGGAATGT GACTCTTGAGATGCTGGCTGGAGACCCTGTGATTTCAGGAGACCCAGAACCTGACAAGAACCCCACAGCCGCTTTG ACCAGTGAAACCAGCCGTTGGAGTGGCCCCTCCCCAGAGGATCCTGCACCCCTTACAG GGGAGGAACTGGACTTGCTGCTCATCCGAACCAAGGGGGGCGTGGATGCAGCCCTGGAGTACGCCAAGACCTGGAGCCGCTACGTCAAGGATTTGCTGGCCTGGACTGAGAAGAGAGCCAGTTATG AACTGGAGTTTGCCAAAAACATCATCAAGATTGCTGAGGCTGGCAAGGTGTCAATCCAGCAGCAG agccACATGTCATTGCAATATATCTACCTCCTGTTTCTGGAGCACGACCTCAGCCTAGGAAGCCTGGCCATGGAGACACTGGCCCAGCAGAAAAGAGACTACTACCAG CCCTTGGCTGCCAAACGGACTGAGATTGAGAAGTGGCGGAAGGGGTTCAAGGAGCAGTGGATGAAAGAGCAGAAGCGGATG AACGAGGCGGTGCAGGCGCTGCGGCGGGCCCAGCTCCAGTACTTGCAGCGCAGCGAGGAGCTGCGGGTGCGCTCCCAGGTGTCGCCTGAAGACCTGGCTCTCCAGGCCTCACCAGGCCCCAACAAACAGCAGGAGCGGCGGCGGCGCTCTCGAGAAGAGGCCCAGGCCAAG GCGCAGGAGGCCGAAGTGCTGTACCACGCCTGCGTCAGAGAGGCCAACGCTCGGCAACAGGAACTAGAGGCCGCCAAGCAGCGGATCGTGTCACACGTGCGCAAACTGGTGCTGCAGGGGGACGAAGTGCTGAGGCGG GTGACCCTGGGATTGTTCGGGCTTCGAGGGGCTCAGGCAGAGCGTGGCCCCCGCGCCTTCGCCGCCCTGGCTGAGTGCTGCGCTCCCTTCGAGCCCGGCCAGCGATACCAAGAGTTCGTGAGGGCCATAGGGCCCCACTCCCCACCGCCCCCGCCACCCGCCTATTCTTTCCAGGAGTTCACGCACAG TTCCCCTCTGGACACAAGAAAGAAGCTCTCTGGAGCACCCCCTCCACAGCTGGATGAGAGTGCAGCTGAGCCAGGCCCTTGGGAGGACACAGGCACAGGCTGCCAGG GAGCTCCGGGCCCCACTGTGGGTATCGATGTGGACAGTGTGGGCACCAGCAGCGAGTCTCGCTCCCAGGACTCTCCCACTTCCAGTCCAG GCTCTGGCACAAGGCGGCTGGTAAAAGTGTCATCCATAGGCACAGAGTCTTCAGATGACTTTGAGGAGCGAGACCCTG ACCTGGGAGATGGGCTAGAGAACGGGCCAGGGACCCCCTTCAAGAAGTGGATACTATCCAACGCGGCCCAGACCCACCGGTTGCGGCGGCTGCGGGGCCCAGCCAAGTGCCGAGAGTGTGAGGCTTTCATGGTCAGCGGGACAGAGTGCGAGGAG TGCTTTCTGGCCTGCCACAAGCGCTGCCTCGAGACCCTACTGATCCTCTGTGGACATAAGCGGCTACCAGCCCGGACTCCCCTGTTTGGGGTCAGCTTCCTGCAGCTGCCCAGGGACTTCCCGGAGGAGGTGCCTTTTGTGATCACCAGGTGCACGGCCGAGATAGAACAGCGCGCGCTCCATGTGCAG gGCATTTATCGGGTCAGCGGGTCCAGGGTCCGCGTGGAACGGCTGTGCCAGGCTTTTGAGAATGGCCGAGCATTGGTTGACCTGTCAGGGAACTCACCTCATGATGTCTCAAGTGTTCTCAAGAGATTCCTCCAGGAG CTCACTGACCCCGTGGTCCCCTTCCACCTCTACGATGCCTTCATCTCTCtggctaagaccctgcatgcAGACCCTGTGCACGACCCTgggacccccagccccagccctgaggTTATCCGCTCGCTGAAGACCCTCTTGGTGCAGCTGCCCGACTCTAACTACAGCACCCTGCGGCACCTGGTGGCCCATCTGTTCAG GGTGGCTGCACAGTTTGAGGACAACAAGATGTCTGCCAACAACCTGGGCATTGTATTTGGGCCGACGCTGTTGCGGCTGCCCGACGGTCCAGGGCCAGCCAGTGCCGGACCTGTCACCTGCCTGCTGGATTCCGCACACCAGGCTCAGCTCGTCGAGTTCCTCATTGTGCACTATGAGCAGATCTTCGGGCCTGACGAGCTCCTCCTGGCCACTGAGCCCCTGCCCCgagaccccagcccaccccctgcAACCCTCCCAGCTAGCCTCCAGCCATCACACTTACAACTTGTCCTGGACCCCCTGCCCTTATCCCTAGCCTCAGACCGGGACCCAGACGCCATGCTCCTTAGTGCCCTGGAGAAGCATCCCGAGGCCATGCTCCCAGAG ATTTCAACTCTGCAGAGTGAGCAGGAAGAGGAAATAACCGAAGATATCAAAAATGAGGGCGGGGAAG TGTCCAGCCAAGGGCCTGAGGACTCATCCCTGGGGACACAGCCCCGTGGCCACTTCAGCCGCCAGCCAGTGAAGTATCCCCGGGGAGGTGTGCGGCCTGTCACCCACCAGCTGTCTGGCTTGGCCCTGGTGGCTTCCAAATTGTCCGAGGAGACCCCTGTCACATCAGTGCCCCAAGGGAGCTTGCAGAGGCGAGGACCCAGCCCTGCCGCTACCATCCGTGAGGACAGCCCTCTGCGCCGCACCCCTCTGCCCAAGCATTTTGAGATCACCCAGGAGACAGCCAGGCTACTCTCCAAGCTGCACAGCGAGTCTGTGCCCACAGCCACCTGCTGCCCAGACCCCCAAACTGAGGAGGCTGAGGATCGCTTCTGA
- the LPAR2 gene encoding lysophosphatidic acid receptor 2 — MVTMGQCYYNETIGFFYNNSGKELSSHWRPKDLVVVALGLTVSVLVLLTNLLVIAAIASNRRFHQPIYYLLGNLAAADLFAGVAYLFLMFHTGPRTARLSLQGWFVRQGLLDTSLTASVATLLAIAVERHRSVMAVQLHSRLPPGRVIMLIVGVWVAALGLGLLPAHSWHCLCALDRCSRMAPLLSRSYLAVWALSSLLVFLLMVAVYTRIFFYVRRRVQRMAEHVSCHPRYRETTLNLVKTVVIILGAFVVCWTPGQVVLLLDGLGCKSCNVLAVEKYFLLLAEANSLVNAVVYSCRDAEMRRTFRRLLCCRCLRPSTHKSVRYTASTPTGTGTRIMLPENGHSLMDSTL; from the exons ATGGTCACCATGGGCCAGTGTTACTACAATGAGACCATCGGCTTCTTCTACAACAACAGTGGCAAGGAGCTCAGCTCCCACTGGCGGCCCAAAGATCTGGTCGTCGTGGCGCTGGGCCTGACTGTCAGCGTGCTGGTGCTTCTGACCAACCTGCTGGTCATCGCAGCCATCGCCTCCAATCGCCGCTTCCACCAACCCATTTACTACCTGCTCGGCAACCTGGCCGCAGCTGACCTCTTTGCCGGTGTGGCCTACCTCTTCCTCATGTTCCACACAGGCCCGCGCACAGCCCGGCTGTCACTCCAGGGCTGGTTCGTGCGGCAGGGCCTGTTGGACACGAGCCTGACGGCCTCCGTGGCCACACTTCTGGCCATTGCCGTGGAGCGGCACCGCAGCGTGATGGCCGTGCAGCTGCACAGCCGCCTGCCCCCAGGCCGGGTCATCATGCTGATTGTGGGCGTGTGGGTGGCCgcgctggggctggggctgctgcCCGCCCACTCCTGGCACTGCCTCTGTGCCCTGGACCGCTGCTCTCGCATGGCCCCCCTGCTCAGCCGCTCCTACCTCGCCGTCTGGGCGCTGTCCAGTCTGCTCGTCTTCCTGCTCATGGTGGCTGTCTACACCCGCATCTTCTTCTATGTGAGGCGGCGAGTGCAGCGCATGGCCGAGCATGTCAGCTGCCACCCCCGCTACCGTGAAACGACGCTGAACCTGGTCAAGACTGTTGTCATCATCCTAG GGGCATTTGTGGTCTGCTGGACGCCGGGCCAGGTGGTGCTGCTCCTGGATGGTCTGGGCTGCAAGTCCTGCAACGTCCTGGCAGTGGAGAAGTATTTCCTACTCTTAGCCGAGGCCAACTCGCTGGTCAACGCCGTGGTGTACTCCTGCCGTGATGCTGAGATGCGCCGCACTTTTCGTCGTCTCCTCTGCTGTCGGTGCCTCCGCCCATCTACCCACAAGTCTGTTCGCTACACAGCCTCCACTCCCACAGGCACTGGCACTCGCATCATGCTTCCTGAGAATGGCCATTCCCTGATGGACTCCACCCTTTAG
- the LOC102410403 gene encoding GEM-interacting protein isoform X3, with protein MLAGDPVISGDPEPDKNPTAALTSETSRWSGPSPEDPAPLTGEELDLLLIRTKGGVDAALEYAKTWSRYVKDLLAWTEKRASYELEFAKNIIKIAEAGKVSIQQQSHMSLQYIYLLFLEHDLSLGSLAMETLAQQKRDYYQPLAAKRTEIEKWRKGFKEQWMKEQKRMNEAVQALRRAQLQYLQRSEELRVRSQVSPEDLALQASPGPNKQQERRRRSREEAQAKAQEAEVLYHACVREANARQQELEAAKQRIVSHVRKLVLQGDEVLRRVTLGLFGLRGAQAERGPRAFAALAECCAPFEPGQRYQEFVRAIGPHSPPPPPPAYSFQEFTHSSPLDTRKKLSGAPPPQLDESAAEPGPWEDTGTGCQGAPGPTVGIDVDSVGTSSESRSQDSPTSSPGSGTRRLVKVSSIGTESSDDFEERDPDLGDGLENGPGTPFKKWILSNAAQTHRLRRLRGPAKCRECEAFMVSGTECEECFLACHKRCLETLLILCGHKRLPARTPLFGVSFLQLPRDFPEEVPFVITRCTAEIEQRALHVQGIYRVSGSRVRVERLCQAFENGRALVDLSGNSPHDVSSVLKRFLQELTDPVVPFHLYDAFISLAKTLHADPVHDPGTPSPSPEVIRSLKTLLVQLPDSNYSTLRHLVAHLFRVAAQFEDNKMSANNLGIVFGPTLLRLPDGPGPASAGPVTCLLDSAHQAQLVEFLIVHYEQIFGPDELLLATEPLPRDPSPPPATLPASLQPSHLQLVLDPLPLSLASDRDPDAMLLSALEKHPEAMLPEISTLQSEQEEEITEDIKNEGGEVSSQGPEDSSLGTQPRGHFSRQPVKYPRGGVRPVTHQLSGLALVASKLSEETPVTSVPQGSLQRRGPSPAATIREDSPLRRTPLPKHFEITQETARLLSKLHSESVPTATCCPDPQTEEAEDRF; from the exons ATGCTGGCTGGAGACCCTGTGATTTCAGGAGACCCAGAACCTGACAAGAACCCCACAGCCGCTTTG ACCAGTGAAACCAGCCGTTGGAGTGGCCCCTCCCCAGAGGATCCTGCACCCCTTACAG GGGAGGAACTGGACTTGCTGCTCATCCGAACCAAGGGGGGCGTGGATGCAGCCCTGGAGTACGCCAAGACCTGGAGCCGCTACGTCAAGGATTTGCTGGCCTGGACTGAGAAGAGAGCCAGTTATG AACTGGAGTTTGCCAAAAACATCATCAAGATTGCTGAGGCTGGCAAGGTGTCAATCCAGCAGCAG agccACATGTCATTGCAATATATCTACCTCCTGTTTCTGGAGCACGACCTCAGCCTAGGAAGCCTGGCCATGGAGACACTGGCCCAGCAGAAAAGAGACTACTACCAG CCCTTGGCTGCCAAACGGACTGAGATTGAGAAGTGGCGGAAGGGGTTCAAGGAGCAGTGGATGAAAGAGCAGAAGCGGATG AACGAGGCGGTGCAGGCGCTGCGGCGGGCCCAGCTCCAGTACTTGCAGCGCAGCGAGGAGCTGCGGGTGCGCTCCCAGGTGTCGCCTGAAGACCTGGCTCTCCAGGCCTCACCAGGCCCCAACAAACAGCAGGAGCGGCGGCGGCGCTCTCGAGAAGAGGCCCAGGCCAAG GCGCAGGAGGCCGAAGTGCTGTACCACGCCTGCGTCAGAGAGGCCAACGCTCGGCAACAGGAACTAGAGGCCGCCAAGCAGCGGATCGTGTCACACGTGCGCAAACTGGTGCTGCAGGGGGACGAAGTGCTGAGGCGG GTGACCCTGGGATTGTTCGGGCTTCGAGGGGCTCAGGCAGAGCGTGGCCCCCGCGCCTTCGCCGCCCTGGCTGAGTGCTGCGCTCCCTTCGAGCCCGGCCAGCGATACCAAGAGTTCGTGAGGGCCATAGGGCCCCACTCCCCACCGCCCCCGCCACCCGCCTATTCTTTCCAGGAGTTCACGCACAG TTCCCCTCTGGACACAAGAAAGAAGCTCTCTGGAGCACCCCCTCCACAGCTGGATGAGAGTGCAGCTGAGCCAGGCCCTTGGGAGGACACAGGCACAGGCTGCCAGG GAGCTCCGGGCCCCACTGTGGGTATCGATGTGGACAGTGTGGGCACCAGCAGCGAGTCTCGCTCCCAGGACTCTCCCACTTCCAGTCCAG GCTCTGGCACAAGGCGGCTGGTAAAAGTGTCATCCATAGGCACAGAGTCTTCAGATGACTTTGAGGAGCGAGACCCTG ACCTGGGAGATGGGCTAGAGAACGGGCCAGGGACCCCCTTCAAGAAGTGGATACTATCCAACGCGGCCCAGACCCACCGGTTGCGGCGGCTGCGGGGCCCAGCCAAGTGCCGAGAGTGTGAGGCTTTCATGGTCAGCGGGACAGAGTGCGAGGAG TGCTTTCTGGCCTGCCACAAGCGCTGCCTCGAGACCCTACTGATCCTCTGTGGACATAAGCGGCTACCAGCCCGGACTCCCCTGTTTGGGGTCAGCTTCCTGCAGCTGCCCAGGGACTTCCCGGAGGAGGTGCCTTTTGTGATCACCAGGTGCACGGCCGAGATAGAACAGCGCGCGCTCCATGTGCAG gGCATTTATCGGGTCAGCGGGTCCAGGGTCCGCGTGGAACGGCTGTGCCAGGCTTTTGAGAATGGCCGAGCATTGGTTGACCTGTCAGGGAACTCACCTCATGATGTCTCAAGTGTTCTCAAGAGATTCCTCCAGGAG CTCACTGACCCCGTGGTCCCCTTCCACCTCTACGATGCCTTCATCTCTCtggctaagaccctgcatgcAGACCCTGTGCACGACCCTgggacccccagccccagccctgaggTTATCCGCTCGCTGAAGACCCTCTTGGTGCAGCTGCCCGACTCTAACTACAGCACCCTGCGGCACCTGGTGGCCCATCTGTTCAG GGTGGCTGCACAGTTTGAGGACAACAAGATGTCTGCCAACAACCTGGGCATTGTATTTGGGCCGACGCTGTTGCGGCTGCCCGACGGTCCAGGGCCAGCCAGTGCCGGACCTGTCACCTGCCTGCTGGATTCCGCACACCAGGCTCAGCTCGTCGAGTTCCTCATTGTGCACTATGAGCAGATCTTCGGGCCTGACGAGCTCCTCCTGGCCACTGAGCCCCTGCCCCgagaccccagcccaccccctgcAACCCTCCCAGCTAGCCTCCAGCCATCACACTTACAACTTGTCCTGGACCCCCTGCCCTTATCCCTAGCCTCAGACCGGGACCCAGACGCCATGCTCCTTAGTGCCCTGGAGAAGCATCCCGAGGCCATGCTCCCAGAG ATTTCAACTCTGCAGAGTGAGCAGGAAGAGGAAATAACCGAAGATATCAAAAATGAGGGCGGGGAAG TGTCCAGCCAAGGGCCTGAGGACTCATCCCTGGGGACACAGCCCCGTGGCCACTTCAGCCGCCAGCCAGTGAAGTATCCCCGGGGAGGTGTGCGGCCTGTCACCCACCAGCTGTCTGGCTTGGCCCTGGTGGCTTCCAAATTGTCCGAGGAGACCCCTGTCACATCAGTGCCCCAAGGGAGCTTGCAGAGGCGAGGACCCAGCCCTGCCGCTACCATCCGTGAGGACAGCCCTCTGCGCCGCACCCCTCTGCCCAAGCATTTTGAGATCACCCAGGAGACAGCCAGGCTACTCTCCAAGCTGCACAGCGAGTCTGTGCCCACAGCCACCTGCTGCCCAGACCCCCAAACTGAGGAGGCTGAGGATCGCTTCTGA